agtgaaataactgaacatgaaTATAGcaccctgataaaaaaaaaaaaaaatcagacggCATTAAAAGAGGCTtgtgcatctgaactcttcatgtaTAGCTTGCACACATTAAATCGGAAGCAAACTTTAAGAGTGTGAGTGAAAAATGAGTTATCATCAAAGTCAGAAATTATAGTTTGTGATGTCAAAAACTGCGCCAGGTCCCCGGAGTGCGTAAAATAGCCCTACAACTCTGTGTACCGCACTTCCTGTGCGCAGTGGGCATACAGTAGTGCTCTGACCTCTCATTGTATCCTCAAATCAGCCCTCCCTGATCTAAAACTGCAAAAGCACGACACACCGAGAACGAACGCAAAGATGCGCCAGAGAAACATTCGAGAATTTGACAGAATCCACCGTACCGTTTCAAACATTTTAGGATGTCCGACGCGACCCGAGGAGGATTCTAGCAGACGGTCTCTGGTGAAGGTCGCTCGTCCTTTAGAAAGAACTTTTTTCGTAATATTTTCTCGGCACTCCAAGAGCTCCTCGTACAGAATCCGGCGACAATTCCGTTCAGAATCCAGCGAAATCTATCTCCGGTGTAAACGCAGCGCTATTTATAGGTCGCTGTGGCTTTAAAAACGCGCTTAAAACACAGACCATAGACTGCTATAGACACTTTCCACAAAAGCTACACAGGGGAGTCAGTCAAGGCTGCGTCCTTACCTTGGAAGACATAGCTGTAAATGTATCTTCAGCCCTCTTTAAAACATCGATCGTGGCGTGTCTTAGCctggctttttttctttcttgctccCTTTTTGTTGAAGCGTGAGAGTGCGTTGAAGGCACAGCGTTCCAGCCCGAATAACAGAGGACAGCTGAACAAGAATTCTTGCTCAAGGCTCTCCAAACGCCCCGGGGCAGGATTAGGCTACAATTAGCTCAACCCTGCCTGAGCTGGGGCGAGTAACTAGAACAACATTTGATCTTGCTATTCAAAATTGGAAGTATGCGTATATATGTGTTTTACTCTTATTAATCGTCATTTATTGCCGCGTCAGAACAAAGATAGTATGTGCACGCGCCATGATAACGGTTTACTAGGTTACCTGTGTGCATATCTTTGACTAACCTTCAGCGAGCAAAAGagaaacaatattttgttttaaacggCATTACATACACTGTATTTTGATTCATgaattctgcattttttttattaatgttgatttCTTACAGGCTTAAATTTATGCATCTTCTTAATTGGGTGTCATATGTTTCTCTCATCGCTCTAATAATGTTCTGCTGGCCATGAAAACTAAATGACATATATCGATATGCATTGTGCCTCTGTAAAAGGCGCCCACTCAACCGCCTCGAGCCAAACGCGCCATTTCAATTTTTGCGCGCGGCTAGATAGAGATGTCTGGCTTGATGGCACACAGCTCTCAGGTGGAAGACAGTCTCATTGTGCTGAAACATTTGTACAAAAAGGATACTTGAATGTTTTCGACCACTGTAATATTGTTACAATTCTCCTTAAAATGTTCTGTACCTTGACATCTGGCGCCAACCAGTGACCAAACTAAACGCAGCGAATAAAAAACGTTTTTTCAACATTTCCAAAATGTTTCCTTAGGTAGCGTAGCACGAAGACGCCAGCTGAAAACTAGAACGTTTAGTAACattctgaaaatatttaaagGATGCTCTCAAACGTCAGTATAAAGTCAGACTCATACGAATGTTTAAGACGAAAATTATTAGCCAATTCCAAATACTATTAGTTAATATCCAAATATTAACgtgatttgtacatttaaatgaaacattacaaaaacacatattaTGACCTGTCCTTTACGCTTTTAAAACGcagttgtaattttatttattcaaacaacATACGAACAGAGAAAAATTCTGAATTAAgatttccataaataaataaataggcctaaCTATATAGCAATAGGCTACATTTCAATTCCGTTTTCAGTTATGCAAAAGGGAAAGACAGAACCCTTTCATTTTCTTGTCAcaaatttgaattttaaaatttatttccaATTAGCCTACCTCCAGTAATCTTTTGGCACAGAGCTAATGTTATCACCTTCGACATAATAGCCCACATTCTCAAGTGAAAACACAGCAAAGCAAATCTGTTTGTATACAGGAATATGTTGCGAAATTATTTGGACTTAACGAGCGGATTTTTCTCGCCTTTGGCTGAAATTAGTTTCCCACATCACACGAGCAGCAGGAAGACAAGatatttttgttcaattaaaGAAACAAGCCCGGAGTTAGTTCAATTACTTTACGCTGGAGGAAGATGtaaatttaaagatttaaatagCTTAGAATGTTGCCTCGAGCGGCTGCACTACATTTCCTTAATTTACAGAGAGATGAGGGGAGTAATGGTTATCCCAATGATGTGCATCATGCCGACAAACTATATATCTAAGTAACACTTACTACCCCTGGTCTTACAGTTTAGCTTAGCTTATATTCAAGCGAGTCAAACAAAACAGCCTcaagacagaaaaacaaatgcGTCCTGGTCATCATATAGCAGCTAAATCTAAAACTTTCACAATTCACACGAACTCATTTCGTCTCAGTGGTCTGTAGGactttattaacattaatattaacattgTTAATTCATAACcactaatagtatttaaattatagtgtgatattatttaaattagcctATGTAGCCGCTCATTTCTTATGTAGGCTATATGTATTTCTAGTATGATGAATTATTACAGGTTTTAAGGCTTGAGCTACTGTGTTGCCGAGAGAGACCGCTGTAATACCTGTGCAACATTCATAAACGCataaataaatctacatattCTCTTTTGGAGGTTGTTTTCAGATGATGCCCGTGTTCCTCGTTAGACCacagcgccatctgctggacGTGAACTGCTACGTCAAACATATCACCTTCTCACCTGCAACAGCTTTTCACATTTTTGATGCTGTTTGCATTTTGTCTACACTTCTTTTGGTAATTAGATTTTCCAGagtctttttgtaataacttaatTTGTAAAAGTTACTTTCAGATCTCATTCTCTTGCCTCGAGCTCCTTTCATTCCAAAACCCAATCACACGGAAAGCTATAATTTTTCTCTCACCCCCCTtccttttaaatatgattttggtGCTGAAGAATGAAAAATGAGGATTTTCTTTGTTCTGTCTTCCACGTGACAAATGGTAGCTGATTTGATGTGCCCTTTGAGTCTGTAGATTGTGTGAGAGAACAGGATGTCAAAGCCCCAGGCCCTGTGAGATAAGGAGGGGGTAACGAGGGGGTGGAGCTAAAAAAGCCGCAGTTGCTCCAGGCGGCAGAGGACTTATTGGAGTGGGAGGACAAGATGTAAAGATCAACACCAGTTTTGACTGCTTTAAGGCGGTATTAGACACCTGCTTTTGTTTCCAAAACTGGGATGAAGtagcaaaaaaattatatatatgtgtgtgtgtgtgtgtaactaggGCTCtaatacatattacatatatataaataattttatgatctTAATTGTACATATATCTTGATGCTATATTTGGAAATGTAAGGAAAAGTAAGCATTCCTGAGATCCCTGTAGTAATGTGATACATTACTTCCACTTTATGAGTCATTTTTAACTTGAATGTGCAAAGCTTTGTTATTCTTCTGGTTGCTTATCATTAGCGGCTATTGAATCAAAAGTCCTGCAGATTCACAGGAAAGAGTTTACTTCCGCAATGCAAAAATTAAGTTGGATAACAATGGAAACAATGGTTACTAACCTTCGAAAAAGGGGTGAAAGATTGTGATGAGTTTACTGTACACCTCTACTAGTGACTGAGGCCTAGACATGACTGGAATTTTGATACGTCATTTTGACAATAAAGAAGGTAATCGCACAGAGATGTCATCTAACtaacattaaaatattgtgcTGACATTTATTAATGTACAGAAAACGTCATAATATGagaaatgtgaaatgaaaaggTGTAGCAGGTCATGCTCTAATACATGACACATTGTAGACAAATCGTTTTTATACATTCACTAAAAACCTGATTTGACCATTACCAGACGTACCACACTAAATCCAGCGACGGTCTGTCTCGTTGTTGAAAATGTTTCGCAATGTTATATCGAGCAGTGATACTCATAGCTGGACACTTTCCTTCAACACTACTATAAATAACATCTTAACTTTTAATACACTCTTAGTAGTCTATTCATTCAAGACAGTTTGAGACAGTCTGaacaaaatcacacacaacaaagggacagtttgcccaaaaatgaaaatttggacaTTTTGTCCACCATTGTTTTTACAAATAACAGCTGagccattcttcaaaataattatCATTTGTTCACACTCGTTTAAAATTATGTGAAGAGTGTGTAAATTATGTCCAATTCAAATTTTTTGGGGCAGATTATCCCATTAAGAGGTTTCTTACTGAATAGAATTGAATATGTTTTGTAAATATCAAGATAAACGCAAGGACCAGCCTGCAGCGATAAGTACAGAACGCGAGTAATATTTCACATTGAGATTTGCTATCAaacaaacaatgacatttgacagTAATAAAATAACCTCACTAGGACTAAATGTGAACATCGGGCCAACGGAAGGTTCATTAGACTACTGTGAATGGCTCAGTATAAATCTTTAAACGGTTTGGAGTAGTTGAACATCAGATAGTCCATGTAGTAAAAGTCATACGCCCTTTGTCTCTCCGTCACATTAAGTTGAGCAAAATATCTCCTTGTGATATCCAAAGATGTCCTTTCTGCATTAGGGTTCCTGTCTTTAAAACTAGGGAATGTTAAATTGCTAGGAGCTCCGATACTTCTCAAAAGGAAATTGGCTTCTTCCTCCAGAGTCTCAAATTTCCCAATGAAATCATAGTCCAGCAGGCAGGGGCTGCAAAGATGTCCCACGGGCTCCCAGTGGATGTCCATGCCGACCGGTCGATGCACATCTAACAGATACTGGATGAATTCCTTGAAGGTCACGCCTGCTCCCGTGCGCAAGGCGTACTGCGTCGCATTGCTGCGGTATTTCGATATGATGGGCTTCCCGAAAACGGGGTGGTAGTATGAGTTTGGGCTTTCGAACTTGTCCCGAAAAGCAGACACTAGCCTTTCGAAAGGTTCCCTCAGGAAGAGGACTTTGGTGTAGGTCTTCAGACGACGAATGATGCCATTTTGATCGAACGAGTCAAGTCGCTTGAGATGATTCCCATAATGCACCTCGTCATGTTGGATCTCTCCAGTGGAAGAAGCGAGACCTTGAAGCACCATGAGCACCCTCTTCCAGTTGGAGCAGCCCGCCTTGGGCACCTCACAGTAGAGGAGTTTGTGCTTGTCCTCCACAAAGATACGGGACACATGCATGCGGGTTATAGTCTGTTTGGTGGATCCGCTTGTGTATTTGGCACAGACCTCCCTCATCAGCCTCTGACGGGACAGCTGCACCTGAGTCAGTTGCTCTGGGCTCTCCTTGATCTGGCCAGGAGGGTCAGCGTTGAGCTGCTGGACAAGCAGACCGCTCTTAAGGAGGAGTTTACGGTGGCTCTTTGTGACATGGGCAGCAGAGATGTCTTTGGGGTTGATTAGAGAGGAACGCTGGACCCATGGGAAGACTGGAAGCTGCACCGGTTGTGCAGATCTAGGAAGGTTGTCTTCTGCTGGATCAGACTGTCTGTAACTGTCAGGACAATAAGGACACGGTTCCTGTAATTTAGAGAATAAAAGTACTGTCAGCAACAATAACAGTGTTTCTTCAAATTGAGGCACACCCTTGTGAAAAGAAAGTGTGCTcaattgtattaaatgtgcactCGTAAAAAATGCTAGGCtaatgtttttaactcaatggGTCATTTTATTGTGTTATTTCTGATATTTATTTACCCAGGTGCTGGGTAGTTTTCTGTAACTAACCTGctgcgaataaaaaaaaaaaagctgggtCTTTTTCTAATCAAATGCTGGGTAGAGCCTGTCTCCAGCAAAACAACCCAGCTGCTGAGTAACAGTCAGATCACCAGCTTTTTGTGTCCACTACAGGAGAAAGCGGTTTTCAGCACCACCTCTGCCGATTTCTTCAGTGAAATCAaggtttatatacattttatttcatttataaagtctTTACTGTGCTTACAACATAAGGACGAGATGTCAGTCAGAAGTGTCAGCAGTGGTCGTTTCGCATGGAGGAAATGCCTTTCGCCTTGCATTACATTCACTGATTTTATTCGATATCATACTgaatttaaaggggtcctattatgctcttttacaaagtcttgatttagttttgggggtgtactagaacaggctctcatactaggctgttcaaaaacagattctttttcacatattttacattattccaGCACCTCTCTCCGAGTCTGGCATGAACGGCTTGAATAGTTTCTGTATCAAACAGAAGCCCACCTTCTGAAATAGGAAATGTGTTGTGATTTGCAGCACTCGGCGCCTGGTCGAGAATGCCATGCCTTACCACAGCCAAGTTGGATTGTTTTTAACctagcattttttagagtgtagtttaCTTAAAATCCTATagtgtataaaaaaaacttttaaaaagtaaattttgtaatggcaaaataaaagtttaacattaaagaacaatttaaatcaatatgtttaaaaaaaaaagtatttttcatggtttaaagaaaaataaatgctcTAAAGAACTCTAAAGTTTATCTTACTGCATATAATAAATGTTACCTGTATTTTCATTTATCAGTATTAAGTGTtcaaaaacataacattaaattTGTACCTAAATATATTCTTTTCAAGTATTAATTTACTCATGTAATAAGTACTCTTCTTAAAAATATGCTAAAGTTTACTACTTTTTCACAGGGGTATTTATGTAACGGGCTGATTTTTATTCAAAGCAAATTGAATTTAATCATTCATTCACTCTTTTCAAACAGAGTTTTGTTTTGCCCAGACTTTcatttttaaactataaaaagccatcataaaattatattcttaCATAAATATTATTCTAAAACTGATAATCTAAACAATGTGAGAAACAATGATAAAGCATTTAATTGTTTCCAAATAGTGtgtataataaaaattacaattatttgtgtgtgtgtttaagatacATAAATACTAGATGATGAAATTACCCATTTAGTGTTACATAACAATTAcctattttattaagtttatatGGCTGATCCAGTATTCTCTGCTAGATATTGTTAGCAGACAAATTAAATAAGCAAatcattctaaataaaataattaaatgagattttgaaaagtgtattttaaaaagtCCACAggactaaaaaatattttttatacatcaacacacaaaataactatttaatgttttttttttaaataaagtcttGTCTCTCCAACGGCAGCCACCAAGTGGCGCCAGTGCACAGTAATTCCAGCAGCCATAACACACGCAGTGAAGAACTTATGTAAAACCTTCTGATCATTCAGACAAATAGGCTTACCTTTCTTATGGCCTGTACTTGGGAGAATATGACCTTTGAACctgagagaaaagaaagagagggaaCGTTAGGATGACATTtcagtcttttacatttttacaaccaGTGTACCATGAAAGTGAACTTCTGGGTTCAGGAAATTTCACTGAGCTGCTTACATTCAAAACGCAACCAATGAGAAGTTATACTGCAAGCCTCAGTCTGCCCTAATGTGCTGAAATAAAGAAGCATATGGCTCAGTGAAGTAGTGTCCTTGCTGGTGTTTTCCACCTCTTACACAGACGGAGTGAAGAGAAAGGGCGGGTGGACGGAGGGAGGTTGACTCCTGTGGTCGACTGCTAATGTTTATGTGCCACTGCTTGCAGCAGCTCCAGATGGTCTCCCAGCAGCCTGACAAACATCATCTTGACATCAAAGGTTATTGTGTATGAACAGAAGTGTGTGTCCAAAGATATTCAGAAACATAATCGTTAAGTATTCACCGTGGAAAAAATCTAAAGTCCGAAGTGTATGTCTTCTTAATAGGGAACGAAACTGGAAGATGGCCTGAGTCATACTGAATCAGAGGCTCTGCAGCTCTGGCAGAGACGTCTCAATGCTTTGACATTGACCTATGGAAGGGCAGAGACTAGCATCGATTAGATGCCAAAGCCATGACACTTTTGGTTGATGGATTCATTGCAGGCACTGCTGTGACACGGGTTTGAGAGCTAGAGCAGGTTATTTACAGGCCAAGAGAAGAGGTTGGGGAGATGCCTGTTTTACTGAGAGAGGCTTTCTCTACTGTAATCTGTTCGGACTTTAAATCAAAACTGAAAACAACCATTTTTTCTAAGCGGGGAGAATGTTTTAACAATCTGAAGAACTTttccactataaaaaaaaaacaaaaaaaaacttttgtttaatGGAAATGTTGTGGATGTTGAAAAAACATATACTTTAACATGTTGAAATCTGTCACAAATTTATTCACATGAccaaaaaataaacatgcaataaTGCATGTTTCCAGCACACAACATTccctgatttgctgcttatttgCAACAATTAATAGTTAGTAACATTAGTcagtttattgaaaacattacTAAAAATCAATCAATTCCTCATGGCTAAAATCAAGCCCTGTTTGATATTCTGTTGAACTTGGAAATTCATGAtgttacagaagtaaaatgggttgctaACTTTTTGTCTGATTTATCAAAAGCCATCatatatttcccaatattttAATGCACTGTATAATGAATGCTAATATTATTTGTTTAGAGTATGGAATTATAACAAGACAAAAACTTGTCTTCACAAAGTTCTGGAAAACAATACACTTCATTGCACTGGTGCATAAACCTACAGTCAATCTGATGTGGAAGTTCCCTGTAATGAGGACGCTGTATACTCTAGGTTGTAATTTCCCATAGATAACTGAGAGTATGAATTTCAAAGAGAATTTGCAAAATATTCCTGGTGCTTCTTCTCTTTTATTCATAAATTCATAGAATCCTGCTGGTGAGCCTGTTTCATCCAGCACAATTTGTGTCATAATGCATTATACTTAATCTGGCGGCAATACTGTGTGCTTTTGTAAGTTAGTGTATACTAGTGTTAGGATCACCACATACTGTTGCCCCTTTAATCTAGCAAACTGTGCATAATTTGTCATGTAACCAAACCTATTCATGCCTATAATTGAGATATGCACATAAGAATAATTTTAATGCCGTTTTTTGCATGTCAAAATACATTTTCCCTACTGCAgataaaaagtctaaaaataTAGTGAATCACCCATGCATAAACCCATGTCAATTATTTGGCAAAAAATCCatcatgaattattaaatgaACCATTTTTCCAAAAATGATGTGGGTCGGGGTAAGTTGTGCCAGTGGTGTGGTTTATGAAAATGCAAATAATGTGCAACAAAAAGTGATCCAAATAGGTTTgtgcattaattaatttaaatgagttttttcttttttaaatgtaaattgtattaAGACTCCCCAATGATTAATTCTCTGAAAAGTCATATTTCTAAAGCCCTGTTTAATAGATGTTTG
The sequence above is drawn from the Carassius gibelio isolate Cgi1373 ecotype wild population from Czech Republic chromosome B25, carGib1.2-hapl.c, whole genome shotgun sequence genome and encodes:
- the LOC128014014 gene encoding carbohydrate sulfotransferase 8 isoform X5; translated protein: MLLYFSTLGQTEACSITSHWLRFECSKVIFSQVQAIRKEPCPYCPDSYRQSDPAEDNLPRSAQPVQLPVFPWVQRSSLINPKDISAAHVTKSHRKLLLKSGLLVQQLNADPPGQIKESPEQLTQVQLSRQRLMREVCAKYTSGSTKQTITRMHVSRIFVEDKHKLLYCEVPKAGCSNWKRVLMVLQGLASSTGEIQHDEVHYGNHLKRLDSFDQNGIIRRLKTYTKVLFLREPFERLVSAFRDKFESPNSYYHPVFGKPIISKYRSNATQYALRTGAGVTFKEFIQYLLDVHRPVGMDIHWEPVGHLCSPCLLDYDFIGKFETLEEEANFLLRSIGAPSNLTFPSFKDRNPNAERTSLDITRRYFAQLNVTERQRAYDFYYMDYLMFNYSKPFKDLY
- the LOC128014014 gene encoding carbohydrate sulfotransferase 8 isoform X3 encodes the protein MWVECKVLEAGCGGRRRSLRSTVMRLPCSFWFLLLVGAGGLLLLHLQDLTETLQQQNQGSKVIFSQVQAIRKEPCPYCPDSYRQSDPAEDNLPRSAQPVQLPVFPWVQRSSLINPKDISAAHVTKSHRKLLLKSGLLVQQLNADPPGQIKESPEQLTQVQLSRQRLMREVCAKYTSGSTKQTITRMHVSRIFVEDKHKLLYCEVPKAGCSNWKRVLMVLQGLASSTGEIQHDEVHYGNHLKRLDSFDQNGIIRRLKTYTKVLFLREPFERLVSAFRDKFESPNSYYHPVFGKPIISKYRSNATQYALRTGAGVTFKEFIQYLLDVHRPVGMDIHWEPVGHLCSPCLLDYDFIGKFETLEEEANFLLRSIGAPSNLTFPSFKDRNPNAERTSLDITRRYFAQLNVTERQRAYDFYYMDYLMFNYSKPFKDLY
- the LOC128014014 gene encoding carbohydrate sulfotransferase 8 isoform X2; this translates as MWVECKVLEAGCGGRRRSLRSTVMRLPCSFWFLLLVGAGGLLLLHLQDLTETLQQQNQGSKVIFSQVQAIRKEPCPYCPDSYRQSDPAEDNLPRSAQPVQLPVFPWVQRSSLINPKDISAAHVTKSHRKLLLKSGLLVQQLNADPPGQIKESPEQLTQVQLSRQRLMREVCAKYTSGSTKQTITRMHVSRIFVEDKHKLLYCEVPKAGCSNWKRVLMVLQGLASSTGEIQHDEVHYGNHLKRLDSFDQNGIIRRLKTYTKVLFLREPFERLVSAFRDKFESPNSYYHPVFGKPIISKYRSNATQYALRTGAGVTFKEFIQYLLDVHRPVGMDIHWEPVGHLCSPCLLDYDFIGKFETLEEEANFLLRSIGAPSNLTFPSFKDRNPNAERTSLDITRRYFAQLNVTERQRAYDFYYMDYLMFNYSKPFKDLY